One Brassica napus cultivar Da-Ae chromosome C4, Da-Ae, whole genome shotgun sequence genomic region harbors:
- the LOC111205581 gene encoding uncharacterized protein LOC111205581 has protein sequence MKVGEHDGESPEASQTTAELQKKIDSLQGQITDIHRTQGTTGENSNLSSEVQSLKEKLDEHSKPLELSAEKLSQLQSENTALRDQNQTLNVAGNKKRRFITRVQPMGNLNTPSTGEGTNNTPPASGVAGATREGTENPQIHDLEESDSEPEPGKAATESSITAYLEQMFSRRFHAKQSMVERLPGVAPPIRRSNPDSYAGTPFAEEIASVEMPRKFSFPSIKMYDGTSDPDDHIAQYKQRMLAVALPKESREATMCKGFGSTLVGPALQWYINLPTRSISSFAGLSDKFVEQFVSCRSPEKTSDGLYEILQHRVEPLRDYIARFN, from the coding sequence ATGAAGGTGGGTGAGCACGATGGCGAATCACCTGAAGCTTCTCAAACAACAGCTGAGCTTCAAAAGAAAATAGACAGCCTGCAAGGCCAAATCACCGACATACACCGAACTCAAGGAACTACCGGAGAAAATTCCAACCTCTCTTCAGAAGTCCAGAGCCTGAAGGAAAAACTTGACGAACACTCCAAACCGTTGGAGCTAAGTGCCGAGAAGCTCAGCCAGCTACAGTCAGAGAACACTGCCCTCCGGGACCAGAATCAAACCCTCAACGTGGCAGGTAACAAGAAGCGTCGCTTCATCACTCGGGTTCAACCTATGGGAAATCTGAACACGCCCAGCACCGGAGAAGGTACCAACAACACACCTCCTGCATCTGGGGTAGCTGGGGCAACACGGGAAGGGACCGAGAATCCTCAAATCCATGATCTTGAGGAGAGTGATTCCGAGCCAGAACCCGGGAAAGCAGCAACCGAATCCTCCATAACCGCCTACCTAGAGCAGATGTTCTCTAGGAGATTCCATGCCAAGCAATCCATGGTAGAACGCCTACCAGGAGTAGCTCCCCCAATCCGAAGGAGCAACCCTGATTCCTACGCGGGTACCCCTTTTGCGGAAGAAATTGCCTCGGTTGAGATGCCTAGAAAGTTCTCCTTCCCCAGCATCAAGATGTATGACGGTACTAGCGACCCCGATGATCACATCGCGCAGTACAAGCAAAGGATGTTGGCGGTTGCACTCCCTAAGGAGTCCCGCGAAGCCACGATGTGCAAAGGGTTCGGTTCCACTCTGGTCGGACCTGCCTTGCAATGGTACATCAATCTCCCTACCAGGTCCATATCTTCCTTCGCAGGCCTGAGCGACAAATTCGTGGAGCAATTCGTAAGCTGTAGGAGCCCGGAGAAGACTTCCGATGGTCTCTACGAGATCCTCCAGCATCGAGTGGAACCCCTGCGAGActacatagcccgcttcaaCTAG
- the LOC106366068 gene encoding uncharacterized protein LOC106366068: protein MGQQVKWPPKMKAPDSFRNPGLWCDFHRDHGHKTEDCIALRIEVNELFQKGHLREFLSEKAKAHLSKETAGKSKGAAPASPPRQDRVIHVISGGSEVSRRLLLCTDEISFTAKEQEKILAPHHDALVISLTVANCLVKRILVDNGSSTNIIFQTAYQDLGLEESTLTRKVTLLIVFSGEVKQTAGEVILPVYAEWVNMSTKFLVVDCQAAYNMILGRPWIHDMGAVPSTLHQMVKFPTPWGFRITRGDQENYRSCYQTTLKGKTKVL, encoded by the exons ATGGGCCAACAGGTTAAGTGGCCTCCGAAGATGAAAGCACCTGACTCGTTCCGGAACCCGGGACTTTGGTGCGACTTCCATCGCGATCATGGCCACAAAACCGAAGACTGCATCGCCCTGAGGATCGAGGTCAACGAACTATTCCAAAAGGGGCATCTCCGAGAATTCCTCTCAGAGAAAGCCAAGGCCCACCTCAGCAAAGAGACAGCAGGGAAATCCAAAGGAGCTGCACCAGCCTCACCACCTCGCCAAGATCGGGTGATCCATGTCATATCCGGAGGCTCAGAAGTAAGCAGA CGCCTACTTCTATGCACCGACGAGATAAGCTTCACAGCTAAGGAGCAAGAGAAGATCCTAGCTCCCCACCATGATGCTTTAGTTATCTCTCTCACCGTAGCAAACTGCTTGGTGAAAAGAATACTAGTAGACAACGGCAGCTCCACCAACATTATCTTCCAGACAGCGTACCAAGATCTAGGGCTGGAGGAGAGCACCCTGACGCGCAAGGTAACCCTACTCATCGTGTTCAGCGGCGAGGTCAAGCAAACCGCCGGAGAGGTTATCCTCCCAGTATACGCTGAATGGGTCAACATGTCTACCAAATTCCTGGTCGTAGATTGCCAAGCGGCATATAACATGATCTTGGGACGACCCTGGATTCATGACATGGGAGCAGTCCCTTCAACCCTTCATCAGATGGTGAAGTTCCCTACACCCTGGGGCTTCAGAATAACTAGGGGAGACCAGGAGAACTATCGATCCTGCTACCAGACCACCCTGAAGGGGaagaccaaggtcttatag